GAAATGCCTGGTTATGTCAGTCAGCTAGTTATGGCAGGCGGAACTTTCATCGATGGCAGTACCTTGGAGCTTTCCGCAGATGGCCCCTTACGTGAGCCTTACACAGTATTTCTTCAAGGAGGAACCCATTGGACGCATGTAGCGATCGCCCTTGAAAATTTCCAAATTGATGATTTATAGCAATATAACGCTTTTCAAGCAAGCAATTAGTGATGTTTTGTTTCTCTGCCTTCGGCGGAGAAACAAAACATCACTAACTGCTTATTGTGCTTCTAAATGTTGTATTACTTGCGAGAAGCTTAGAAGCTGGGTCAGGTTCGAGCGGCTCTGAGAATAAATATCCTTGACCGTAGCATTCGTCTAGAGAAGAATCAAATAAAGTTTTTAACATTGTTAATTGCACAGGTGTTTCGACACCTTCAACCACAACACTTTTTCCTAATGTAAAGGCTAATGTCCCAATTGCTTTGACAATTATCCATTCTTCATTGTTAATAAAAGAACGATCTATTTTGAGAATATCAATCGGAAAATCAGTTAGTCGCCTCAGTGATGAATAGCCTGTACCGAAATCATCAATACAAAACTGAATTCCTAAATCCTTTAACTGATGAAGAATTTGTAAAGTGCGATCGCGATCGCCCATGACTGTACTCTCAGTTATTTCTAGCTTGAGACAATGGGGACTGATCTGATATTTATTTAAAATCTCACGGATATATTCCACTAAATTAAACTCTGTCAGTTGTTTTGTCGATACATTTACACTCATTGTCAAATTAGTATAATTAGGTAAAGATTGCTGCCAAATTTGTAATTGCTGACAAGCTTTACTCAGCACCCACCGACCCACTGGATAGATTAAATCTGTTTTTTCGATAAGATCAATAAAATGAATCGGAGAAAGTAAACCTCGCTCTGGATGTTGCCAGCGAAGTAACGCCTCAAAACCAGTGATCAAATCAGTCTTAAAATTAACAATTGGCTGATAAAATAATCTCAAAGCGTGACAGTCAATCGATTCTTTGACCTCTGAGTATAAATCCCAATTAAATCCTGTTAACGTAGAAATCTCTTTTTGTAAACTAATGTTTTGAGTTTCTAGAAGTTTAGTTTGTTCTAAAAGTTGTGCTTGTAATGAGCTTACTCGTAAATGAGTTTCTACCCTTGCTAAAACTTCAATTAAATGAAATGGTTTATTAATAAAATCAATGCCACCAATAGCAAATGCTTCTACTTTCTCTTCTACATTTTCTATGGCACTAATAAAAATAATTGGTATTTGCTGCGTAGTGGGATTGTTTTTTAGATTACTGCAAACTTGATATCCATCCATTTCAGGCATCTTAATATCTAATAAAATCAAGTTTGGTATCCTTTTGTAAGCAAGCTCGATTGCATCAATTCCATTTGTAGCTTCCAAAACCGAATAGCCTTGGTTCGCTAGCATGATTGATAGAATTTGCAAGTTATATCGAGTATCGTCAACAACAAGAATAGTAATATTACTTTTATTCATTAGACATAGAAGATTTAACAAATCAACTATTAATCATATAGCATTTACCCTTTCTGCTATAGCGTTTTACAAATTGCAAAAGTAGCTAGGCATAATTAATCAAAAACCAAAATCCGTAAAGTTGCGCCCCGAAGGGGTACAACTTTACAGGTTTTGGTAATTTATTTTGCACAGGTACTTACTCATTTGCAAAACAAAAAATAATCACAATAAGGGTTAAGTTTTTGCACCTTGTCATAAACAAGATAAAAACTGCTGTAGGGGTAGATTAACACGAGGAAAATAGAGTCGTTGATGAAAGTCTAAGATCTTACAATTATTTATTAAAGTGGGATGTCAAAACTGAGATAGTAAAACTTGGTAATATGTTTTCATTAGCCCATAGCTATTCGCTATATAGCACTCCTAAATGAGTTGTAAGATTTTGAGTGTTGTGAGAGTGCGCCCCTTTTGGGCGCACTCTCACAACCTATTTAGGATTGCTATATTAAAAACTGGTATAAAATAGGTAAGCACGATGCGATGAGAACTTTATGGAGTCCGATCAGTTGTCTGTAGAAGAAAATTTACAGGAAAGTTTACAAGAAAATTTAGATCCATCCCACCAAGGAGAGTCCACTGAAGCGATCGCGGTGTTAGCTAGTGGCGCAGTCAATGAGGTCGATGAATTTATCGATGAGTCTGTAGATGAAAATATTAAGATAGAACCAGCTACGACCGACAAAAACCTTGAGCAAGACCAAGTTGTTGAAGGAAAGGATATGCAGACTGAGGTGTTGATCGCGGCAGCTAGTGCAGAACTTGAACCAGAAACTCAGCCACAAGAAAGTTTAGATACCTCAGAAATATTAACAATCATTAATCAACTAAAGCAAGAAGAGTCTGAACTTAAAGCAGAGTTAGATCGCCTTAAGACTACGAAGTCTAAAGTTTTACAAGACCAGTTAGACGATTTGCAGGCAGGCATTATTCGCTTAGCTCAAGCTGATGTTGCTCGACTCGAATATCAAAAGCAAGAACTACAAGCGGCGATCGCTGTCCTTGAAAAGCGCAAAGAACGTCTTGACAAAGAAATGACTAGTACCTATGCGGGTACATCCCAAGATATCGCGATCCGTGTGCAAGGATTTAAAGACTATCTGGTTGGTAGCTTGCAAGATTTGGTAGCGAGTGCTGAAAAATTGAACCTTGTTGCCCCTTCTGCTCAGCCTGTAGCGGAAACAATCCTACCTAAAGAAAAGCAACCATCCAAAGAAACTGAACCGTTACGACTATCTGAGCAAACTTTTGCAGAGTATAAACAACGGGTTGATCAGCTTTTAGATCGTTATCGCACCCTGCCTGATTACTACGGGCCAGCATGGAAACTCAGACGCACCTTCGAGCAAGTTCATGCCGATCGCGTTTCTAAGTGGTTTTTTGAGCAGTCTGGACGTGGCGCAATCCGCACGATGGGAACGCGCTTACAAAATATTCTGGTCACCTCGGCCGCCATCTCTATATTAAAGGCTGTTTATGGTGAAAAATTGCGGGTACTAGTCCTTGCGACTTCCCCCGAACGCCTCGGCGAATGGCGACGTGGTTTTCAAGATTGCCTAGGCTTGACCAGAGAGCATTTTGGCTCTGACAAAGGTATTGCTCTATTTGAAGATCCTGAACCTTTAGCGACTAAAGGCGATCGCCTTGTCAAAGAAGGACTAAGCCCTTTAGTAGTTATTGACGAGTCCGAAGAACTGATCGCTGTTGATTTGCTAAGATTCCCACTTTTAATTGCTTTTGGCGGCGCACCTGAAGCGAAACCTGCGGCTCCCTCAGCCTATATGAATCGTGATATGAATCGCGATATGAATCGAGATAACAGCCGCGAAAGTCAAAATAATCGTGATTATGTCCGTGAGTCCCCACGAGACAATCCCAGAGATATGGGGCGAGATTACGCTCCTAAAGAACGTGACAATCGTGACTATGGTTCGAGAGACTATTCAAGTCGTAACTATGGCGATCGCGATTCTCGTGATACTGGCTATGGAAATAGTCGTGGGCGCAACAATCAAGATTCTGATTGGGACTGGTAAAAAAATAGGAGCGCCGATGCGCTCCTATTTTTTGGAAATAAAAAAGGGCGCGACGCGCCCTTTTTTTATTTCCTAGCTGGAGTTGCTTGAGGCGTTAGCTGAGGCGTAGCTGATTGCCTAGTGTTTTTGAGAATATACTCAAAAGAAGTACGCGATGGCACAAACTGGAAGCGTTCAACTTCGGGGTTGGGCTTATTGTCCTTGGACACCATCGAGTCTAAGACTTGGAACAGTGAAGCAACTTGGATCTTAGTTGCCTTAGCTACATCGGGTTGATCCTTACTGGCGCGATCGAGCAGGTTTTGGAGGTCAGTTTTATCCAAAAAGAAAGGCACAACTTGCTCTTTCTTGCCATTTTGATCGATGCTCATGGTTAGCAAACCTTGGTTATTGGCTTGACCACCGATCGCAAAGAAAACAGGCACATTCGGAATTTTGTCAGCCGCTACACCTTGCGCGGTCAGAATAGTCCTTGCTGAGTCAATACTTGCCTTAGAAGGAATAAACTGGAAAACGACCTTTTTATCTTTATTTTCACGAATCACTTTGTAGGCATCATTCATCGATCGCACAATGATCTGAGCCTTTTTGCCAATCGCAGGATTCGATTTTTGGACTTGACTGAGCATCATTTGGGCTTCGTCAGGGCCAAGGAAGAAGAACAAAAGCTGGCTGTCATCAGGCTTAGCATTTGGTTGCTGAGGAACTGCACCTAACAGAGGTGAGCCTTTATCATCGGTAATCGTAAAAACAGGAATACTGCCCAATCTCTCCAAAACTTGGGCTTCGGTGAGGGCTTCAGCTTTGAGAGTAAATATGGGACTAACAGCGATCGCCCCTGCGACACCTGCG
This genomic stretch from Pseudanabaena galeata CCNP1313 harbors:
- a CDS encoding two-component system response regulator — protein: MNKSNITILVVDDTRYNLQILSIMLANQGYSVLEATNGIDAIELAYKRIPNLILLDIKMPEMDGYQVCSNLKNNPTTQQIPIIFISAIENVEEKVEAFAIGGIDFINKPFHLIEVLARVETHLRVSSLQAQLLEQTKLLETQNISLQKEISTLTGFNWDLYSEVKESIDCHALRLFYQPIVNFKTDLITGFEALLRWQHPERGLLSPIHFIDLIEKTDLIYPVGRWVLSKACQQLQIWQQSLPNYTNLTMSVNVSTKQLTEFNLVEYIREILNKYQISPHCLKLEITESTVMGDRDRTLQILHQLKDLGIQFCIDDFGTGYSSLRRLTDFPIDILKIDRSFINNEEWIIVKAIGTLAFTLGKSVVVEGVETPVQLTMLKTLFDSSLDECYGQGYLFSEPLEPDPASKLLASNTTFRSTISS
- a CDS encoding DUF3086 domain-containing protein, which codes for MESDQLSVEENLQESLQENLDPSHQGESTEAIAVLASGAVNEVDEFIDESVDENIKIEPATTDKNLEQDQVVEGKDMQTEVLIAAASAELEPETQPQESLDTSEILTIINQLKQEESELKAELDRLKTTKSKVLQDQLDDLQAGIIRLAQADVARLEYQKQELQAAIAVLEKRKERLDKEMTSTYAGTSQDIAIRVQGFKDYLVGSLQDLVASAEKLNLVAPSAQPVAETILPKEKQPSKETEPLRLSEQTFAEYKQRVDQLLDRYRTLPDYYGPAWKLRRTFEQVHADRVSKWFFEQSGRGAIRTMGTRLQNILVTSAAISILKAVYGEKLRVLVLATSPERLGEWRRGFQDCLGLTREHFGSDKGIALFEDPEPLATKGDRLVKEGLSPLVVIDESEELIAVDLLRFPLLIAFGGAPEAKPAAPSAYMNRDMNRDMNRDNSRESQNNRDYVRESPRDNPRDMGRDYAPKERDNRDYGSRDYSSRNYGDRDSRDTGYGNSRGRNNQDSDWDW
- a CDS encoding Tic22 family protein, with product MSVFKSLVSLAATAGVAGAIAVSPIFTLKAEALTEAQVLERLGSIPVFTITDDKGSPLLGAVPQQPNAKPDDSQLLFFFLGPDEAQMMLSQVQKSNPAIGKKAQIIVRSMNDAYKVIRENKDKKVVFQFIPSKASIDSARTILTAQGVAADKIPNVPVFFAIGGQANNQGLLTMSIDQNGKKEQVVPFFLDKTDLQNLLDRASKDQPDVAKATKIQVASLFQVLDSMVSKDNKPNPEVERFQFVPSRTSFEYILKNTRQSATPQLTPQATPARK